A region from the Lysobacter sp. BMK333-48F3 genome encodes:
- a CDS encoding biopolymer transporter ExbD, with protein sequence MAGSRFSAPAYAGNAPVAEINVTPLVDVMLVLLIIFMVTAPALTGKIDLGLPVPGKTAAEPPPKASLMVRQDGGFELDGRSLAAGELPAALKALARSAPNTVLEIGANADADYQGFAHALSAAQDSGIENISTSTR encoded by the coding sequence ATGGCCGGTTCCAGGTTCTCCGCTCCCGCTTACGCCGGCAACGCGCCGGTGGCCGAAATCAACGTCACGCCCCTGGTCGACGTGATGCTGGTCCTGCTGATCATCTTCATGGTCACCGCGCCGGCGCTGACCGGAAAAATCGACCTCGGCCTGCCCGTCCCCGGCAAGACCGCCGCCGAGCCGCCGCCGAAGGCCAGCTTGATGGTGCGCCAGGACGGCGGCTTCGAACTCGACGGCCGCAGCCTGGCGGCCGGCGAACTGCCGGCGGCATTGAAGGCGCTGGCGCGCAGCGCACCGAACACCGTGCTCGAAATCGGCGCCAACGCCGATGCCGACTACCAGGGCTTCGCCCATGCCCTGTCGGCCGCGCAGGACAGCGGGATCGAGAACATCTCCACATCGACGCGCTGA
- a CDS encoding pyridoxine 5'-phosphate synthase produces the protein MTVLSVNVNKIAVLRNSRGGAEPDVVRAARACLDAGAHGITVHPRPDARHIRADDVYALAELTRVRGVEFNIEGNPFAPPRDGYPGLFELCQRTRPAQATLVPDGDDQLTSDHGFDFIRDAETLRPRIAELRALGCRVSVFADADRAGIELAAALGADRVELYTGPYAEAHAQGRSDTAVAAFAAAARRAQAAGLGVNAGHDLSQANLGAFLRGVPNVLEVSIGHALIGEALYQGLDATVRAYLRVIGEAA, from the coding sequence ATGACCGTGCTCAGCGTCAACGTCAACAAGATCGCCGTGCTGCGCAACTCGCGCGGCGGCGCCGAACCCGATGTCGTGCGCGCGGCGCGCGCCTGCCTGGACGCCGGCGCGCACGGCATCACCGTGCATCCGCGCCCCGACGCCCGCCATATCCGCGCCGACGACGTGTACGCGCTGGCCGAGCTGACCCGCGTACGCGGCGTGGAATTCAATATCGAAGGCAATCCCTTCGCGCCGCCGCGCGACGGCTACCCGGGCCTGTTCGAGCTGTGCCAACGCACCCGCCCGGCGCAGGCGACCCTGGTCCCGGACGGCGACGACCAGCTCACCTCCGACCACGGTTTCGATTTCATCCGCGACGCCGAAACCCTGCGCCCGCGCATCGCCGAGCTGCGCGCATTGGGTTGCCGGGTCAGCGTGTTCGCCGACGCCGATCGCGCCGGCATCGAGCTGGCCGCCGCGCTCGGCGCCGACCGGGTCGAGCTGTACACCGGGCCCTACGCCGAAGCCCACGCCCAAGGCCGCAGCGACACCGCGGTCGCCGCCTTCGCCGCGGCCGCGCGCCGCGCCCAGGCCGCCGGGCTCGGCGTCAACGCCGGCCACGACCTCAGCCAGGCCAATCTCGGCGCCTTCCTGCGCGGCGTGCCGAACGTGCTCGAAGTGTCGATCGGCCACGCCCTGATCGGCGAAGCCCTGTACCAAGGCCTCGACGCGACGGTGCGCGCCTATCTGCGGGTGATCGGCGAAGCCGCCTGA